A single Lactuca sativa cultivar Salinas chromosome 8, Lsat_Salinas_v11, whole genome shotgun sequence DNA region contains:
- the LOC111909447 gene encoding histone H2A yields the protein METTGKAKKGAGGRKGGGPRKKSVTRSVKAGLQFPVGRIGRYLKVGRYAKRVGTGAPVYLAAVLEYLAAEVLELAGNAARDNKKTRIIPRHVLLAIRNDDELGKLLGGVTIAHGGVLPNIHAVLLPKKSATTEPKSPSKAAKSPKKAAKTPKKAE from the exons ATGGAAACCACCGGAAAAGCTAAGAAGGGTGCCGGAGGAAGGAAGGGCGGTGGCCCAAGGAAGAAGTCTGTTACTCGATCCGTCAAAGCTGGTCTCCAGTTTCCCGTTGGTAGAATTGGGCGTTACCTTAAGGTCGGACGCTATGCTAAACGTGTTGGAACCGGTGCTCCGGTCTACCTCGCCGCTGTTCTTGAATACCTTGCCGCTGAA GTGTTGGAGTTGGCAGGAAACGCCGCGAGGGACAACAAGAAGACCAGAATCATCCCAAGACATGTTCTTTTGGCCATCAGGAACGATGATGAACTTGGAAAACTTTTGGGTGGAGTGACTATTGCTCATGGTGGTGTTCTTCCAAACATCCACGCTGTTCTATTGCCCAAGAAGTCTGCTACAACAGAGCCTAAATCACCATCGAAGGCTGCAAAGTCACCAAAGAAAGCAGCTAAAACTCCAAAGAAAGCTGAATAG
- the LOC111909448 gene encoding uncharacterized protein LOC111909448, whose product MAKRLLGSQLFVSRLSFYTTHKDLKRLFSPFGAITEARLVVDSRTQRPKGFGFVSFESDVDAQNAMKAMNGKIVNGGIIFVEVAKTQTPQDDNDTLR is encoded by the exons ATGGCAAAGAGACTTCTTGGATCCCAGCTATTCGTGAGCA GATTGTCATTTTACACTACACATAAGGACTTGAAGAGGTTGTTTTCACCTTTTGGTGCAATCACTGAAG CTAGACTTGTTGTGGATTCAAGAACTCAAAGGCCTAAAGGGTTTGGTTTTGTTTCATTTGAATCAGATGTTGATGCCCAAAATGCAATGAAAGCCATGAATGGGAAG ATTGTGAATGGTGGAATTATTTTTGTTGAGGTTGCCAAGACTCAAACGCCCCAAGATGATAATGACACTCTTAGATAA